In a single window of the Bacteroidales bacterium genome:
- a CDS encoding inositol monophosphatase family protein, protein MNKSNFNWAEEAEVSLKAVSSAAEIIENNSKDLINIKSKESFRDIVTELDIAIEHFLIKELLKTSYEIIGEETFDNKTLNLSNNNPTWYIDPIDGTTNFISSIPFFGISVGLGINLDFEVGTVIFPALKEIFFTSNNGISYLNGKPLKSKPRELKNSLLSMAFSGSTQNVEYKKKQYEIFGKFNDNSRGCLRTGSAAANICYAASGRFGAVIGFTNKIWDIAGGIAIAKNAGCEIYIEQVDNANSFNYVVGAKCVSEQIVEIITKNNLSNLIKV, encoded by the coding sequence ATGAATAAATCAAATTTTAATTGGGCGGAAGAAGCTGAAGTTTCGTTGAAAGCAGTTTCATCAGCTGCTGAAATTATCGAAAACAACAGTAAAGATTTAATAAATATTAAATCTAAAGAAAGTTTCCGTGATATAGTTACAGAATTGGATATAGCTATTGAACATTTTCTGATAAAAGAATTATTAAAAACCAGTTATGAAATTATCGGAGAAGAAACCTTCGATAATAAAACATTAAACCTGTCAAACAACAATCCTACGTGGTATATTGACCCAATTGATGGTACAACTAATTTTATTTCTTCAATTCCTTTCTTTGGAATATCTGTAGGTTTAGGAATAAACCTTGATTTTGAAGTAGGAACTGTGATTTTTCCGGCATTAAAAGAAATATTTTTTACTTCTAACAATGGAATTTCATATCTCAATGGAAAGCCATTAAAGTCAAAACCTCGTGAATTAAAAAATTCTTTATTGTCTATGGCTTTTTCCGGTTCAACACAAAATGTAGAATATAAGAAAAAACAATATGAAATTTTTGGAAAATTTAATGATAATAGCAGAGGATGTTTAAGAACCGGCTCTGCTGCTGCAAATATTTGTTATGCTGCTTCAGGCAGATTCGGTGCAGTTATTGGTTTTACAAATAAAATCTGGGATATTGCCGGTGGTATTGCAATTGCAAAAAATGCTGGTTGTGAGATATATATTGAACAAGTTGACAATGCTAATTCTTTTAATTATGTAGTTGGCGCCAAATGTGTATCAGAGCAAATTGTTGAAATTATTACAAAAAATAATTTATCAAATCTTATAAAAGTATAA
- a CDS encoding altronate dehydratase family protein gives MALVKSILLNSNDNVSILTKKGKLGDTAYVEQNIKLKMKLRDEIQQWHKIAVRDIEKNKEIIKYGQIIGYSSKKIIAGEHVHNHNIYYSEKILFSNNLFDKNSKSKIFPNDLPDTFNGYLRKDKRAGIRNYFIVVSSSNCSATVVKKICNNFSNKDFSNKNIDEIIPVCYSGGCALAKDGDTYKTYKKTILGWLNNPNVVGALIIGLGCEVITEKGLFDSYNDLVKIKENRIPIEYFTIQESGGANSSIKSGIKKIENFINNFKKPERTIIPVSKLIIGLNCGGSDALSGITANPALGFAGDYFVDKNGTIVLGEYPECNGTENHLLQRCVNTKDKKKLKEIFSWWQGYVKKNKVNLDNNLSLGNKEGGISTILEKSLGAIIKGGTSNIKQVLKYSEHITKHGLIFMDTPGYDPVSVTGLVAGGCQIIAFTTGRGSLYGCSIAPTIKISSNTSIFDKMKNDIDINAGKILEGIIMNEVGKEIYKYIIKIANGEKTKSEKNGIGWEEFVPWNTGETL, from the coding sequence GTGGCTCTAGTAAAAAGTATATTATTAAATTCAAATGATAATGTTAGTATTCTTACTAAAAAAGGCAAATTAGGAGATACTGCTTATGTAGAGCAAAATATTAAACTAAAGATGAAATTAAGAGATGAAATTCAACAATGGCATAAAATAGCTGTTAGAGATATTGAAAAAAATAAAGAAATAATAAAATATGGACAAATTATCGGTTATAGTTCAAAAAAAATTATAGCAGGAGAACATGTTCATAATCACAACATATATTATTCAGAAAAAATTTTATTTTCAAATAATTTATTTGATAAGAACAGTAAAAGCAAAATATTTCCCAACGACTTGCCCGATACTTTTAATGGTTATTTGAGAAAAGATAAGCGTGCAGGAATAAGAAATTATTTTATTGTTGTTTCTTCTTCGAATTGTTCGGCAACTGTTGTAAAAAAAATATGCAATAATTTTTCAAATAAAGATTTTTCAAATAAAAATATTGACGAAATAATTCCGGTATGTTATTCGGGAGGATGTGCTCTAGCTAAAGATGGCGATACTTATAAAACATATAAAAAAACAATTTTAGGATGGTTGAATAACCCTAATGTTGTTGGTGCTTTAATAATAGGATTGGGATGTGAAGTTATCACAGAAAAAGGATTGTTTGATAGTTACAATGACTTAGTTAAAATCAAAGAAAACAGAATACCTATCGAATATTTTACTATTCAGGAATCAGGAGGAGCAAATAGTTCAATAAAATCAGGCATTAAAAAAATCGAGAATTTTATTAATAATTTTAAGAAACCGGAACGTACAATTATTCCTGTTTCAAAGTTAATTATCGGATTAAATTGCGGAGGAAGTGATGCTTTATCTGGAATTACTGCTAATCCCGCATTAGGTTTTGCAGGTGATTATTTTGTTGATAAAAATGGAACAATTGTATTGGGCGAATATCCTGAATGTAATGGCACGGAGAATCATTTATTACAACGATGTGTGAATACAAAAGATAAAAAGAAATTAAAAGAAATTTTTTCATGGTGGCAAGGTTATGTCAAGAAAAATAAAGTAAATTTAGATAATAATTTATCACTTGGCAATAAAGAAGGGGGAATTAGTACGATATTGGAAAAAAGTTTGGGTGCAATTATCAAAGGCGGTACTTCAAATATCAAACAAGTATTAAAATATTCGGAGCATATAACGAAGCATGGATTGATATTCATGGATACACCTGGTTACGATCCAGTATCTGTTACCGGATTAGTGGCAGGAGGTTGTCAAATTATTGCATTTACTACAGGAAGAGGTTCTTTATATGGCTGTTCTATTGCACCAACAATAAAAATTTCATCAAATACTTCAATATTTGATAAAATGAAAAATGATATTGATATTAATGCCGGAAAAATTCTGGAGGGAATTATTATGAATGAAGTTGGTAAAGAAATATATAAATACATTATTAAAATTGCTAATGGAGAAAAAACCAAGAGTGAAAAAAATGGCATAGGATGGGAAGAATTTGTTCCATGGAATACAGGAGAAACATTATAA
- a CDS encoding PorP/SprF family type IX secretion system membrane protein, whose protein sequence is MNEIFRKMFYLLAMSIYLFVSSKIYSQDIHFSQYFSSPLFLNPALTGQFNGNFRFTSNYKSQWVAVNKNSYQTFANSIDAPVFKDNLYMGLSVFSDKAGDSKMGLTEINLSVASRILLNNRNTLTVAIQGGGAQRSINYSDLTWDNQYDGNIFNKSLYSGEKYTISNYNYFDLSAGMCWIAKIKDNINLNTGIAQFYMNNPKQGYIYDDNRLHSKLTIHSYMEFIEKNSNITLIPSVVFLKQGTACEADLGFIIKYKLGVDSKYTGVNVSSNITFGGFYRLNDALIPYVRLIYKNNYSIGLSYDINVSPLSDVSHAKGGCEISLIYIFEKKNAPVKTVPSF, encoded by the coding sequence ATGAATGAAATTTTTAGAAAAATGTTTTATTTGCTGGCAATGAGTATTTATTTATTTGTAAGTTCTAAAATTTATTCGCAGGACATTCATTTTTCGCAGTATTTTTCTTCTCCACTTTTTTTAAATCCTGCTTTAACAGGGCAGTTCAATGGTAATTTTCGTTTCACAAGCAATTACAAAAGTCAATGGGTTGCTGTAAATAAAAACTCTTATCAAACATTTGCAAATTCAATTGATGCTCCTGTTTTTAAAGATAATCTTTATATGGGATTATCTGTCTTTAGTGATAAGGCGGGAGATTCCAAAATGGGTTTAACGGAAATTAATTTATCTGTTGCTTCGCGGATATTACTAAATAATCGTAATACTTTAACTGTCGCAATCCAGGGAGGCGGAGCGCAAAGAAGCATTAATTACAGCGATTTAACATGGGATAACCAATACGACGGAAATATTTTTAACAAATCTTTGTATTCAGGAGAAAAATATACTATTTCAAATTATAATTATTTCGACTTATCTGCAGGCATGTGCTGGATTGCTAAAATAAAAGACAACATTAATCTAAATACAGGAATAGCCCAATTTTACATGAACAACCCAAAACAGGGTTATATATATGATGATAATAGATTACATTCTAAATTAACTATTCATAGTTATATGGAATTTATTGAGAAAAATTCAAACATAACATTAATTCCTTCTGTCGTTTTTCTTAAACAAGGAACTGCCTGTGAAGCAGATTTGGGTTTTATAATAAAGTATAAATTAGGAGTTGATTCAAAATACACAGGAGTAAATGTATCATCGAATATAACATTTGGTGGGTTTTACAGGTTAAATGATGCATTGATTCCTTATGTGCGTTTAATATATAAAAATAATTATTCTATCGGATTAAGTTATGATATAAATGTGTCGCCGCTTAGTGATGTGAGTCATGCTAAAGGGGGTTGTGAAATCAGCTTAATTTATATTTTCGAAAAGAAAAATGCGCCTGTTAAAACAGTGCCTTCATTTTAA
- a CDS encoding FAD-dependent oxidoreductase — protein sequence MSLIKKYIAEVVNIANPIDNIYCVELKSTENRKFTFSPGQFLHLSLETYDPSFPWPESRCFSMQSSPTEQNIRITFAVKGNYTTRMSKELQTGKTISLKMPFGNFFNQFSDKNNCVFIAGGTGITPFLSLFLDKSFKEFLKPKLYFGLKNENYNIYQNDLENIKNTDLTIKLIFENLNGKLDIEKIIDENGKNSSYLISGPFEMLKYFKNILVNNNILPNKIITDEWE from the coding sequence ATGAGTTTAATAAAAAAATATATTGCCGAAGTTGTTAATATTGCCAATCCTATTGATAATATTTATTGTGTTGAATTAAAATCAACGGAAAACAGAAAATTTACTTTTTCGCCGGGACAATTTTTACATTTGAGTTTGGAAACTTATGACCCTTCTTTTCCATGGCCCGAATCAAGATGTTTTTCAATGCAATCAAGCCCTACAGAACAAAATATCAGAATTACATTTGCTGTTAAAGGGAATTATACAACAAGAATGTCGAAAGAACTACAAACAGGAAAAACAATTTCATTAAAAATGCCGTTCGGAAATTTTTTTAATCAATTTTCAGATAAAAATAATTGTGTATTTATTGCCGGTGGTACAGGAATTACGCCTTTTTTATCATTGTTTCTTGATAAATCTTTTAAAGAATTTTTAAAACCAAAATTATACTTCGGATTAAAAAATGAAAACTATAATATTTATCAAAATGACTTGGAAAATATTAAAAATACTGATTTAACAATAAAATTAATATTTGAAAACTTAAATGGAAAATTAGATATTGAGAAAATTATTGATGAAAATGGAAAAAATTCATCATATTTAATTTCCGGTCCCTTTGAAATGCTCAAATATTTTAAGAATATTCTTGTTAATAATAATATTCTCCCAAATAAAATTATAACGGATGAATGGGAATAA
- a CDS encoding LamG-like jellyroll fold domain-containing protein, translating to MPKNILQIFFLIIVLCNFSFAQNKNKDVFTGCAADDLMQKNSMLHQSQNNLDAKAFKYFIESNNTLLQGSRTTVYIPVVVHIIHNNGPENISNTQVETAIADINAKYAQSNNYRIQFCLAQRDPQGNTTNGITRNVSALTTETMEVDDISLKNINCWNPYCYLNIWVIKEILSQSMGSGVIGYAYLPSAHGLNMDGVVLEANYFGSSAVSDAVGTHEIGHYLGLYHTFQNGCKNDDCLIDGDLVCDTPPDQTTFASCNHPTNSCNTDADDKSTNNPFKTDVADYSDDYMDYSSLSCYDKFTPGQYSRMQYFLTNVRSSLLNCLSCATPCPTPITAKITVPGSPVNISIGTNINFTATATNSNNYQWYINPTTIISTTLNASYTFNAAGYYWMKFKAISNNTFYCLDAVDSIDIIVRDTVVYKNGLVACYPFNGNANDESGNGNNGTVHGATLASDRFGNSNSAYDFDGTDDFILVNNSPSLESIENNNAVSITTWIYIRDWYQSWNIFPILQKCRLFDNKGWGFEIADKYKKASTFFTNDSLYLALWTPNFNQWYHVAVTYDRTIGKVKFFINGNFIGSAGANRSLGSTNGGPLFIGKSPWGVLEFSDGKIDDISIYNRALTDSEILDLYKGTSPCCINQPVVNLGNDTIICKGNSLELDAKNTGSSYKWNSGETTQKINVANSGKYYVTVYNGSCFSVDSVNIKVANNNSPKLDLGSDISMCTSATHTFDAGTGFKEYLWNDGSKNRTYTAYHLGKYWVTVKDSCGGIQSDTVNITLFPSPTLDLGNDTSICPCDSILLHYFTNGVYQTFQWSPSTGLSCSDCANPYFRALGTNKYYLVATTADGCANMDSINIIVNPKPTISTTGENVCFGSSATITASGALNYTWSNGIFTSFISVNPTSNTIYSVTGSDVNGCSNTLQVVVNVYQNPNINVTGNNSICIGQHDTISVNGCITYIWSNGSQNSTIIVTPTSTTKYFVTGSDNNGCTATDSITVNFINMQIPSVNLGNDTAICSGQQIILSTYNPNYLSYLWQDGSTASSFTVLKHGLYWVRVSDICGTTGDSIIIAVKEPPYVNLGNDTTICTGDKVTIQLPVNGNTYIWQDSSKSNYYIVKDTGLYVVRAANICGSFRDSIHFKGEDCNCNIDVPSAFSPNGDNENDILYLRGKCIENINFYIYDRWGQKVFESHYLSHGWDGTFNGKKMDAAVFVYYLSAETSLGKKRTIKKQGNISLVR from the coding sequence ATGCCTAAAAATATTCTGCAAATATTTTTTCTGATAATTGTTTTATGCAATTTTTCTTTCGCACAAAACAAAAACAAAGATGTATTCACCGGCTGTGCTGCTGATGATCTAATGCAGAAAAATTCCATGTTACACCAATCACAAAATAATTTGGACGCAAAAGCATTTAAGTATTTTATTGAAAGCAATAATACATTATTACAGGGTTCCAGAACAACTGTTTATATTCCGGTTGTAGTGCATATCATACATAACAACGGTCCTGAAAATATTTCCAATACTCAGGTGGAAACTGCTATTGCTGATATAAATGCAAAGTATGCTCAAAGCAATAATTACCGCATTCAGTTTTGCCTGGCACAACGCGACCCGCAAGGCAATACCACCAACGGCATTACAAGAAACGTATCCGCACTTACAACTGAAACAATGGAAGTTGATGATATTTCACTAAAAAATATCAACTGCTGGAACCCCTATTGCTACCTGAATATATGGGTAATAAAAGAAATATTGAGTCAAAGCATGGGAAGCGGTGTAATAGGTTATGCTTACTTGCCTTCTGCTCACGGATTAAATATGGACGGCGTTGTGCTGGAAGCAAATTATTTTGGCAGCAGTGCAGTAAGCGATGCTGTCGGAACGCATGAAATAGGGCATTATCTCGGTTTATATCATACTTTTCAAAATGGCTGTAAAAACGATGATTGCCTGATAGACGGCGACCTGGTATGTGATACTCCACCAGACCAAACTACATTTGCTTCATGTAATCATCCGACAAATTCGTGTAATACTGATGCTGACGACAAAAGTACAAACAATCCTTTTAAAACCGATGTCGCCGATTATAGTGATGATTATATGGATTATAGCAGTTTGAGTTGTTATGATAAATTTACACCAGGGCAATACAGCCGTATGCAGTATTTTTTAACAAATGTACGAAGCAGTTTATTAAATTGTTTGAGCTGTGCAACACCATGTCCAACACCTATAACAGCTAAAATCACTGTTCCGGGTTCTCCGGTTAATATATCTATAGGAACTAATATTAATTTTACAGCCACGGCAACCAATTCTAATAATTATCAATGGTATATTAACCCGACTACAATTATCAGCACTACTCTTAATGCAAGTTACACATTTAATGCTGCCGGGTATTATTGGATGAAATTTAAAGCAATAAGTAATAATACTTTTTATTGCCTTGATGCTGTTGATTCCATTGACATTATTGTGAGAGATACTGTGGTTTATAAAAATGGGTTAGTTGCTTGTTATCCATTTAATGGAAATGCTAATGATGAAAGCGGAAATGGAAATAACGGAACTGTTCATGGTGCAACTTTAGCATCCGATAGATTCGGAAATTCAAATAGTGCTTATGATTTTGATGGAACTGATGATTTTATTCTTGTAAATAACAGCCCTTCTTTGGAGTCAATTGAAAATAATAATGCTGTAAGTATAACAACATGGATATATATCAGAGATTGGTATCAGAGTTGGAATATTTTTCCCATTCTTCAAAAATGCAGACTTTTTGATAATAAAGGATGGGGTTTTGAAATTGCAGATAAATATAAAAAGGCATCAACTTTTTTTACGAATGATTCTTTATATCTTGCACTTTGGACACCTAATTTTAATCAATGGTATCACGTTGCAGTTACATATGACAGAACTATTGGCAAAGTAAAATTTTTTATAAATGGAAATTTTATTGGCAGCGCAGGAGCAAATCGTTCTTTGGGAAGCACAAATGGAGGACCATTATTCATAGGAAAAAGTCCCTGGGGTGTTTTGGAATTCAGTGATGGCAAGATTGATGATATATCCATATATAACAGAGCTTTGACCGATAGCGAAATTTTGGATTTATATAAAGGAACCTCTCCTTGTTGTATAAATCAACCTGTTGTTAATTTAGGAAACGATACAATTATATGCAAAGGGAACTCATTGGAGCTTGATGCAAAAAATACAGGGAGTTCATATAAATGGAATTCAGGCGAAACAACACAAAAAATAAATGTAGCTAATTCCGGTAAATATTATGTAACAGTATATAATGGAAGTTGTTTTTCTGTTGATTCTGTTAATATTAAAGTTGCAAACAATAATTCTCCAAAACTTGACCTTGGTTCTGATATTTCTATGTGTACATCAGCTACACATACCTTTGATGCAGGCACAGGATTTAAAGAGTATCTCTGGAATGACGGCAGTAAAAACAGAACCTATACCGCTTATCACTTAGGCAAATACTGGGTAACCGTAAAGGATTCCTGCGGAGGAATACAATCGGATACAGTTAATATTACTTTGTTCCCTTCCCCTACTTTAGATTTGGGTAATGATACAAGTATTTGTCCATGCGATAGTATTTTGCTTCATTATTTCACTAATGGCGTCTATCAAACGTTTCAGTGGTCTCCTTCAACCGGCTTGAGTTGTTCTGATTGTGCCAATCCTTATTTCAGGGCTTTGGGAACAAATAAATATTATCTCGTTGCCACCACAGCTGATGGATGTGCAAATATGGATAGCATAAATATTATTGTAAATCCAAAACCAACAATTTCAACTACAGGCGAAAATGTATGTTTTGGTTCATCAGCAACAATAACAGCATCAGGAGCTTTAAATTATACATGGAGTAATGGAATTTTTACATCATTTATTTCAGTTAATCCGACTTCAAACACAATTTATTCTGTTACCGGAAGTGATGTAAATGGATGTTCAAATACATTGCAGGTAGTTGTAAATGTTTATCAAAATCCAAATATAAATGTTACTGGTAACAACAGCATATGTATCGGACAGCATGATACAATAAGTGTTAATGGGTGCATTACATATATCTGGAGCAATGGAAGTCAAAACAGTACAATTATTGTAACTCCAACTTCCACCACAAAATATTTTGTTACAGGAAGCGATAATAACGGATGTACAGCAACTGATTCTATTACGGTAAATTTTATTAATATGCAAATTCCGTCTGTTAACTTAGGTAATGATACGGCTATTTGTTCCGGTCAGCAAATAATTTTAAGCACATACAATCCAAACTATTTATCTTATCTGTGGCAGGATGGCTCTACTGCATCTTCTTTCACTGTTTTAAAACACGGCTTATATTGGGTGAGAGTATCAGATATTTGTGGAACTACAGGTGATTCAATAATTATTGCTGTAAAAGAACCACCTTATGTTAATCTTGGAAATGACACAACAATTTGTACCGGCGATAAAGTTACAATTCAATTGCCGGTTAACGGTAATACATATATATGGCAGGATAGCTCTAAATCGAATTATTATATAGTTAAAGATACAGGATTGTATGTTGTACGGGCTGCTAATATTTGCGGTTCGTTTAGAGATTCAATTCATTTCAAGGGAGAGGATTGTAATTGCAATATTGATGTTCCTTCTGCGTTTTCTCCTAACGGTGATAATGAAAACGACATACTTTACCTTCGTGGAAAATGTATTGAGAATATTAATTTTTACATCTACGACCGCTGGGGGCAAAAGGTTTTTGAATCGCACTATTTATCTCACGGATGGGACGGCACTTTCAATGGTAAAAAAATGGATGCTGCTGTTTTTGTTTATTACCTAAGCGCCGAAACTTCTTTAGGTAAAAAAAGAACAATAAAAAAACAGGGAAATATTTCGTTAGTAAGGTAA
- the rfbH gene encoding lipopolysaccharide biosynthesis protein RfbH — protein MDEKIIRLKIFELIKEYYNLKFGKKNYKYGNKVMYAGRIFDEKEIQVLVDSCLDFWLTEGRFSEKFAEKISDFLSVKNVLLCNSGSSANLLALSALTSEKLGNKKLKQGDEVITVAAGFPSTVAPIIQNDLIPVFVDVSIPTYNIDIEMLKKAISKKTRCIFIAHTLGNPFNIDEVLKIAEENDLWVIEDNCDAFGSKYNDKFTGTFGHIGTFSFYPAHHITTGEGGAVITDNDELAQIIRSFRDWGRDCYCAGGENNTCGKRFTQQFGNLPAGYDHKYVYSEIGYNLKMTDMQAAIGSVQIDKLSEFCMKRKSNFKKLSEVFSKYNDFFILPVATEKSEPAWFSFIVSVKEKSPFSRNELINYFNNNNIETRNLFAGNITKQPAFIRKNFRIAEHLENTDFIMNNTFFLGTYPGITDEMINYISDVLNQFIDSIK, from the coding sequence ATGGACGAAAAAATAATAAGATTAAAAATATTTGAACTGATAAAAGAATACTATAATCTTAAATTTGGGAAAAAGAATTATAAGTATGGCAATAAAGTAATGTACGCAGGAAGAATTTTTGATGAAAAGGAAATACAGGTTTTGGTTGATTCTTGTTTGGATTTTTGGTTAACGGAAGGAAGATTTTCAGAAAAATTTGCAGAAAAAATTTCAGATTTTCTTTCAGTTAAAAATGTTTTATTGTGCAACTCCGGTTCCTCCGCAAATTTATTAGCATTATCCGCCCTAACTTCAGAGAAATTAGGAAACAAAAAATTAAAACAGGGAGATGAAGTTATAACTGTTGCTGCTGGTTTTCCTTCTACTGTGGCTCCAATAATTCAAAATGATTTAATTCCCGTTTTTGTTGATGTTTCTATTCCCACCTACAACATTGATATTGAAATGCTCAAAAAAGCGATATCAAAAAAAACCCGTTGTATTTTTATTGCTCATACTCTTGGAAATCCTTTCAATATTGATGAGGTTTTAAAAATTGCAGAAGAAAATGATTTATGGGTAATTGAAGATAATTGCGATGCATTCGGAAGTAAATATAATGATAAATTTACAGGAACTTTCGGTCATATAGGAACATTTTCTTTTTATCCTGCACACCACATTACTACCGGCGAAGGTGGTGCTGTTATAACTGATAATGATGAATTAGCTCAGATAATCCGTTCTTTCAGAGATTGGGGAAGAGATTGTTATTGTGCAGGTGGTGAAAATAATACTTGCGGGAAAAGATTCACCCAGCAGTTTGGGAATCTGCCTGCCGGATACGACCATAAATATGTTTATTCCGAAATAGGATATAATTTAAAAATGACAGATATGCAGGCAGCAATCGGCTCGGTTCAGATTGATAAATTATCGGAGTTCTGCATGAAAAGAAAAAGTAATTTCAAGAAACTTTCTGAAGTATTTTCTAAATATAATGATTTTTTTATTTTACCGGTAGCAACCGAAAAAAGCGAGCCAGCATGGTTTTCATTTATAGTAAGTGTTAAAGAAAAATCTCCGTTTTCAAGAAATGAATTGATTAATTATTTTAATAATAATAACATTGAAACCCGAAATCTGTTTGCAGGCAACATAACCAAACAACCCGCTTTTATCAGAAAAAATTTTAGAATTGCTGAACATTTGGAAAATACGGATTTTATAATGAACAATACTTTCTTTCTTGGAACGTATCCGGGAATAACCGATGAAATGATTAATTATATCAGTGATGTCCTTAATCAATTTATTGATTCAATAAAATGA